The following DNA comes from Bacteroidota bacterium.
GGCATAATTGGGCAATATACTTCCTGCTACCGAGTTTTCAATTGCCATGATCCCATAATCGGCATCCCCGCCGTTCAACACTTTGAATTCGTCATTGAAGGTACGGCAGGGAACCAGTTCGAATTCCTCACTGCCGAAATAACTTTGGGCTGCAATTTCATGAAATGCCCCGTAACCGCCCTGAATTGCAATTTTTAACACTGTTGTTGCTTCACAATTTTCCATATTCATATATTAAAAAAAAAGTCCCGAAATTTTTCCGGGACTTTATCAATTCATTTCACAAACATTAATAAGCATCCCGCATCTTTGATCTAAACCAAAAATAAAAGTAAAAAGCATAATAAAAGCAATAACAACATAGTTGTATATTGTCCGGGGTGAAAACTGCAGTGGTATGTTTTTTTGTAATATTCATTCGTTAACCTATAAAAAAAAATCCCGGTTGGCCGGGATTCAATACATATCAGTTTACATAACAGAATCCCTTTTCTTACCTTCCAAAGTAAAAGTAA
Coding sequences within:
- a CDS encoding prephenate dehydratase domain-containing protein; this encodes MENCEATTVLKIAIQGGYGAFHEIAAQSYFGSEEFELVPCRTFNDEFKVLNGGDADYGIMAIENSVAGSILPNYA